The Microbacterium sp. LWH7-1.2 genome window below encodes:
- a CDS encoding alpha-N-arabinofuranosidase → MIRAHLTVDPHFVVGPINRRLFGSFVEHLGRCVYDGIYEPSHPTADEDGFRYDVIELVRELGVSTVRYPGGNFVSGYRWEDGIGPRDERPRRLDLAWHSTETNEIGLDEFATWLEKVDGELMYAINLGTRGVLEALDVLEYANLRSGTFWADKRVANGRRESHGIRMWCLGNEMDGPWQLGHSTAAEYAQLAATTAAAMRQVDPDLELVVCGSSGAQMPTFGEWERVVLEKTYDDVDFISCHAYYEPVGGDYASFLASGVNMDRFIDAVVATADSVKAVVRSDKNINISFDEWNVWYQSRYNDVDRITDVQTWPVAPRLLEDSYSVLDAVVFGSLMISLIRHADRVTSASLAQLVNVIAPIMTEPGGAAWRQTTFYPFSLTSKLARGTALELRLDSPTYQTEQYGEVSVVDAVATHDAGGGTTIFAVNRSLTDEVTLEIDTRALGGVSGAEAISLFEDDIHAANTLAHQDRVTPKANTSVVIGEATVTIALPPVSWTVLTLA, encoded by the coding sequence ATGATCCGCGCACACCTCACCGTCGACCCCCACTTCGTGGTCGGACCGATCAACCGACGTCTCTTCGGCTCGTTCGTCGAGCACTTGGGGCGATGCGTGTACGACGGGATCTACGAGCCCTCGCACCCGACGGCCGACGAGGATGGGTTCCGCTATGACGTGATCGAGCTGGTGCGTGAGCTCGGCGTCTCGACGGTCCGCTATCCCGGTGGCAACTTCGTGTCGGGTTACCGGTGGGAGGACGGCATCGGCCCGCGCGACGAGCGTCCGCGGCGACTGGACCTCGCCTGGCACTCCACCGAGACCAACGAGATCGGGCTGGACGAGTTCGCGACCTGGCTGGAGAAGGTCGACGGCGAGCTCATGTACGCCATCAACCTCGGCACGCGGGGAGTCCTCGAGGCGCTCGACGTCCTCGAGTACGCGAACCTGCGGTCGGGGACGTTCTGGGCCGACAAGCGCGTCGCGAACGGACGCCGGGAATCGCATGGCATCCGCATGTGGTGTCTGGGCAACGAGATGGACGGCCCGTGGCAGCTCGGTCACAGCACCGCGGCCGAGTATGCGCAGCTCGCCGCGACGACCGCGGCGGCGATGCGGCAGGTCGATCCCGACCTCGAACTCGTCGTGTGCGGCAGCTCGGGCGCGCAGATGCCGACGTTCGGCGAGTGGGAGCGCGTCGTGCTGGAGAAGACGTATGACGACGTCGACTTCATCTCCTGCCATGCCTACTACGAGCCGGTCGGCGGCGACTACGCCAGCTTCCTCGCGTCGGGCGTCAACATGGACCGCTTCATCGACGCGGTCGTAGCGACGGCCGACTCCGTGAAGGCGGTCGTCCGCAGCGACAAGAACATCAACATCTCGTTCGACGAGTGGAACGTGTGGTACCAGTCCCGCTACAACGACGTCGACCGCATTACGGACGTTCAGACGTGGCCCGTCGCGCCACGCCTGCTCGAGGACTCGTACTCGGTGCTGGACGCGGTCGTGTTCGGCAGCCTCATGATCTCGCTCATTCGTCACGCGGACCGCGTGACCTCGGCGAGCCTCGCGCAGCTGGTGAACGTCATCGCGCCCATCATGACGGAGCCGGGCGGGGCGGCATGGCGGCAGACCACGTTCTACCCGTTCTCGCTCACGTCGAAGCTCGCCCGCGGCACCGCGCTCGAACTGCGACTGGACAGCCCCACGTATCAGACCGAGCAGTACGGCGAGGTGAGCGTCGTCGACGCCGTCGCGACGCACGACGCAGGCGGTGGGACGACGATCTTCGCCGTCAACCGCAGCCTGACCGACGAGGTGACCCTCGAGATCGACACCCGCGCACTCGGCGGCGTCAGCGGCGCCGAAGCGATCTCGCTCTTCGAGGACGACATCCACGCCGCGAACACGCTGGCGCACCAGGACCGTGTGACACCGAAGGCGAACACCTCCGTCGTGATCGGGGAGGCGACCGTGACGATCGCCCTGCCACCGGTGTCGTGGACCGTTCTCACCCTGGCCTGA
- a CDS encoding cellulase family glycosylhydrolase produces the protein MTHQGPLRVDGTRIVAGGTPVTLRGFGLGGWMNMENFITGYAGSEAQQRRALRRVLGHEGYERFFARFLAEFFTDDDAAFLQSLGLNSLRIPFNYRHFEDDDEPFVIKQEGFALLDRVVDACARHGIYTILDLHALPGAQNQHWHSDNPTQWASFWSQRQFQDRVVNLWEAIAEHYRGNPWVAGYNPVNEPADAHGSAIGPFYRRLESAIRAVDPDHILFLDGNRYSTQFDQLGDPLPNCVYTAHDYALPGFVDGGSYPGVSRGQYIDRDRVEQTFLERTAYMRETGTPIWVGEFGPVYTGDPAKDEERYRLLQDQLEIFARHDASWALWTYKDIGLQGVVTVDPESAYLRRLAPFLEKKARLGVDSWGSTDAGVRDILDPIERLFADEFPDFQPYPWGARRWIHGHVRHVMLAEAMVDDFARAFTGVGADEAELLANAFSFRNCRVREGLATILRRATH, from the coding sequence ATGACACACCAGGGCCCCCTTCGCGTCGACGGGACGCGCATCGTCGCAGGAGGCACCCCCGTCACTCTCCGAGGTTTCGGCCTCGGAGGGTGGATGAACATGGAGAACTTCATCACCGGCTACGCCGGGTCGGAGGCGCAGCAGCGGCGGGCGCTGCGGCGCGTGCTGGGCCACGAGGGATACGAGCGCTTCTTCGCGAGGTTCCTGGCCGAGTTCTTCACCGACGACGATGCCGCGTTCCTGCAGTCGCTCGGCCTGAACTCCCTGCGGATCCCCTTCAACTACCGGCACTTCGAGGACGACGACGAGCCCTTCGTCATCAAGCAGGAAGGTTTCGCCCTCCTCGACCGCGTCGTGGACGCGTGCGCACGCCACGGGATCTACACCATCCTCGACCTGCACGCTCTGCCCGGTGCGCAGAACCAGCACTGGCACAGCGACAACCCCACCCAGTGGGCGTCCTTCTGGTCGCAGCGTCAGTTCCAGGACCGCGTGGTGAACCTCTGGGAGGCGATCGCCGAGCACTACCGCGGCAATCCGTGGGTCGCCGGCTACAACCCGGTGAACGAGCCCGCGGATGCACACGGATCGGCGATCGGCCCCTTCTATCGACGCCTGGAGTCGGCCATCCGTGCCGTCGACCCTGACCACATCCTGTTCCTCGACGGCAACCGGTATTCGACGCAGTTCGACCAGCTCGGGGACCCCCTTCCCAACTGCGTCTACACCGCGCACGACTACGCACTGCCGGGGTTCGTCGACGGCGGTTCCTACCCGGGCGTGTCACGAGGCCAGTACATCGATCGGGACCGTGTCGAGCAGACGTTCCTGGAGCGGACGGCCTACATGCGCGAGACGGGAACGCCGATCTGGGTGGGGGAGTTCGGTCCCGTCTACACCGGGGACCCGGCGAAGGACGAGGAGCGCTACCGGCTGCTGCAGGATCAGCTCGAGATCTTCGCTCGCCACGACGCGAGCTGGGCGCTGTGGACGTACAAGGACATCGGCCTGCAGGGTGTCGTCACCGTCGACCCGGAGTCGGCGTATCTTCGCCGCCTGGCGCCCTTCCTCGAGAAGAAGGCTCGCCTCGGGGTCGACTCCTGGGGATCCACGGACGCCGGCGTGCGCGACATCCTGGATCCGATCGAGCGTCTGTTCGCGGACGAGTTCCCCGACTTCCAGCCGTACCCCTGGGGCGCGCGCCGCTGGATCCACGGCCATGTGCGCCACGTCATGCTCGCCGAGGCGATGGTCGACGACTTCGCGCGCGCGTTCACCGGCGTCGGGGCCGACGAGGCCGAACTGCTCGCCAACGCGTTCTCCTTCCGGAACTGCCGGGTCCGGGAGGGGCTCGCGACGATCCTGCGACGCGCAACGCACTGA